Proteins co-encoded in one Coleofasciculus chthonoplastes PCC 7420 genomic window:
- a CDS encoding phosphatase PAP2 family protein — MFKEKSSQIIATLIQIWRSQANKPLFWKLAIIPILGVILTVAGLWVFLEIADEVLEKQTQAIDTTLILLVKQFHSPLLDWVMRGASIIGGTVVVTLICLILGAIFWARQQRVYFTALAITAIGGTGLNLLIKQLFDRQRPQLWEMTRSEPNTSSFPSGHAMLSLVIYGFIAYLLARHFRRWRWWIVSLIIGLIALIGFSRVYLGIHWPTDIVAGQAAGLTWLMACLLNLEIYRRYHQYRNNSPQSLSS, encoded by the coding sequence ATGTTCAAGGAAAAATCAAGCCAAATCATAGCAACTCTCATTCAGATTTGGCGATCGCAAGCTAATAAGCCTCTGTTCTGGAAGCTTGCTATTATCCCGATTTTAGGGGTAATCCTAACAGTTGCGGGGCTTTGGGTTTTTCTAGAAATTGCGGATGAGGTGTTAGAAAAGCAAACTCAGGCAATTGACACAACCCTAATATTGCTGGTTAAACAATTTCATTCGCCGCTGCTAGATTGGGTGATGCGGGGGGCTTCGATTATTGGCGGAACCGTGGTTGTTACTCTAATTTGTCTAATTTTAGGGGCAATATTTTGGGCGCGACAACAGCGCGTTTATTTTACCGCTTTAGCGATTACTGCTATTGGCGGAACCGGATTAAACCTGTTAATTAAACAGTTATTTGACCGTCAACGCCCTCAACTCTGGGAAATGACTAGGAGTGAACCCAATACCTCCAGTTTCCCTAGTGGTCATGCCATGTTATCACTGGTTATCTATGGTTTTATTGCCTATTTACTAGCCCGTCACTTTCGCCGTTGGCGGTGGTGGATTGTTAGCCTAATTATTGGCTTGATTGCTTTAATTGGCTTCAGTCGGGTTTATCTGGGTATTCATTGGCCCACAGATATTGTAGCCGGACAAGCGGCAGGATTAACCTGGCTGATGGCTTGTTTGTTAAATCTTGAGATTTACCGACGCTATCATCAATACCGTAATAACTCACCACAGTCACTCTCATCCTAA
- a CDS encoding AAA family ATPase: MEAVILIGIQASGKSSFCRDRFYNTHIRINLDMLKTRHREAILVQACLDAQQRFVVDNTNPTPADRARYILPAKENRFRVVGYYFQSVVEDCKRRNAQRQGKQVIPVPGILATHKKLVLPRWDEGFDALYYVKMGANYSFIVKEWNQYSKG; the protein is encoded by the coding sequence ATGGAAGCGGTTATCTTAATCGGAATTCAGGCGTCAGGGAAATCATCATTTTGCCGCGATCGCTTTTATAATACTCATATCCGGATTAACTTGGATATGCTCAAAACTCGGCATCGGGAAGCGATTCTGGTTCAAGCATGTCTCGATGCTCAACAGCGGTTTGTTGTGGATAACACGAATCCGACTCCGGCAGATAGAGCGCGTTATATCCTACCTGCGAAGGAAAATAGATTTCGGGTTGTGGGGTATTATTTTCAATCGGTTGTAGAGGATTGTAAGCGACGGAATGCTCAACGCCAAGGCAAACAGGTGATTCCTGTACCGGGGATTTTAGCAACTCATAAAAAGCTGGTTTTACCGCGCTGGGATGAAGGGTTTGATGCGCTTTATTATGTGAAAATGGGGGCAAATTATTCGTTTATCGTCAAAGAGTGGAATCAATACAGCAAGGGATAG